One genomic region from Sphingobacterium multivorum encodes:
- a CDS encoding segregation and condensation protein A, with amino-acid sequence MQVEEGYEIKLPQFEGPFDLLLFFIERDELNIHDIPISKITDDFLSYVSQMQALNMEMASEFIFVASTLMRIKAKMLLPRLDLDDNENEIDLREDLVQKLILYKQFKETCEELRVLEENRLKLYSRGNIRYDIQQRLKLDSTGENLDSFDLYGLMMIYEQMMYQFRNRPPEVTHTVVKYPYTIEQQKKAIAELIEINKKLDFQEILKNSENKIQFVYNFLAILEMLQQRLLQIEVGLGYNNFNVGERDPNETEELLFEEEEA; translated from the coding sequence ATGCAAGTAGAAGAAGGCTACGAAATCAAGCTTCCTCAATTTGAGGGACCTTTTGATTTATTATTATTTTTTATCGAACGGGATGAACTAAATATCCACGATATACCGATTTCAAAGATTACAGATGATTTTTTATCGTATGTGAGCCAAATGCAAGCGCTCAATATGGAAATGGCAAGCGAGTTTATCTTTGTTGCTTCTACACTGATGCGTATCAAAGCTAAAATGCTATTACCTCGTCTGGATCTGGACGACAATGAAAATGAAATCGATCTTAGAGAAGATCTTGTTCAAAAACTTATTCTCTATAAGCAATTTAAAGAGACCTGTGAAGAATTGAGAGTCTTGGAAGAAAATCGTCTCAAACTATACAGCCGAGGCAACATACGCTATGATATCCAACAAAGACTAAAATTAGATTCTACCGGAGAAAATTTGGATAGCTTCGACCTCTATGGTCTAATGATGATTTACGAGCAAATGATGTATCAATTCCGTAATCGTCCCCCTGAAGTAACCCATACAGTTGTCAAATACCCATACACCATTGAACAACAGAAGAAAGCAATTGCCGAACTGATTGAAATCAATAAAAAATTAGATTTTCAAGAAATTCTTAAAAACTCAGAAAATAAAATACAGTTCGTCTATAACTTTTTAGCGATTCTCGAAATGCTCCAGCAGCGATTATTACAGATCGAAGTGGGCTTAGGCTATAACAATTTCAATGTAGGTGAAAGAGATCCAAATGAGACGGAGGAACTCCTGTTTGAGGAGGAAGAAGCATAA